The Novosphingobium kaempferiae genome includes a window with the following:
- the ettA gene encoding energy-dependent translational throttle protein EttA has product MAAQYAYVMKGMTKTFPGAQKPVLSDISLQFYQGAKIGIVGPNGAGKSTLIKIMAGIDTDFTGEAWPGENITVGYLEQEPELDPTKTVLENVKDGARETADLVDRFNEISNIMGDPPEDVDFDALMEEMGELQGKIDAVDGWTLDNQLEIAMEALRCPPSDWPVNSLSGGEKRRVALTRLLIQKPSILLLDEPTNHLDAESVEWLENHLKEYAGAVLMITHDRYFLDNVVNWILELDRGKYFPYEGNYSTYLEKKAKRMEQEDREESGRAKALKEELEWIRQTPAARQTKSKARIRKFEQLQEAQSGRRPGKAQIVIQVPERLGGKVIEVNNISKAYGDKLLFENLSFILPPGGIVGVIGPNGAGKSTLFKLITGKEQPDEGTIEMGSTVHLGFVDQSRDHLDPKKNVWEEISDGLDYMKVNGHDTSTRAYVGAFNFKGADQQKNVGKLSGGERNRVHMAKMLKEGGNVLLLDEPTNDLDVETLGALEEAIENFAGCAVVISHDRFFLDRLATHILAFEGNSHVEWFEGNFAAYEEDKRRRLGDAADRPTALAYKKLTR; this is encoded by the coding sequence ATGGCCGCCCAATACGCCTACGTCATGAAGGGCATGACCAAGACCTTCCCCGGTGCCCAGAAGCCGGTGCTCAGCGACATCTCGCTGCAGTTCTACCAGGGCGCCAAGATCGGCATCGTCGGCCCGAACGGCGCCGGTAAGTCGACGCTTATCAAGATCATGGCCGGCATCGACACCGATTTCACCGGCGAAGCCTGGCCCGGTGAGAACATCACCGTCGGCTACCTTGAGCAGGAGCCGGAACTCGATCCGACCAAGACCGTCCTCGAAAACGTCAAGGACGGCGCCCGCGAGACCGCCGACCTCGTCGACCGCTTCAACGAGATCTCGAACATCATGGGCGACCCGCCGGAGGACGTCGATTTCGACGCGCTCATGGAGGAAATGGGCGAACTGCAGGGCAAGATCGACGCGGTCGATGGCTGGACGCTCGACAACCAGCTCGAAATCGCCATGGAGGCCCTCCGCTGCCCGCCGAGCGACTGGCCCGTCAACAGCCTGTCGGGCGGTGAAAAGCGCCGCGTCGCGCTGACCCGCCTGCTGATCCAGAAGCCCTCGATCCTGCTGCTCGACGAACCGACCAACCACCTCGACGCCGAATCCGTCGAATGGCTGGAAAACCACCTCAAGGAATACGCGGGCGCGGTCTTGATGATCACCCACGATCGCTACTTCCTCGACAACGTGGTGAACTGGATCCTCGAACTCGATCGCGGCAAGTACTTCCCCTACGAAGGCAACTACTCCACCTACCTGGAGAAGAAGGCCAAGCGCATGGAGCAGGAGGACCGCGAGGAATCCGGCCGCGCCAAGGCGCTCAAGGAAGAACTCGAGTGGATCCGCCAGACCCCGGCCGCCCGCCAGACCAAGTCGAAGGCGCGTATCCGCAAGTTCGAGCAGCTTCAGGAAGCCCAGTCGGGCCGTCGTCCCGGCAAGGCCCAGATCGTCATCCAGGTGCCCGAGCGCCTCGGCGGCAAGGTCATCGAGGTCAACAACATCTCGAAGGCCTACGGCGACAAGCTGCTGTTCGAGAACCTCTCGTTCATCCTGCCGCCGGGCGGCATCGTCGGCGTCATCGGCCCCAACGGCGCGGGCAAGTCCACGCTGTTCAAGCTGATCACCGGCAAGGAACAGCCTGACGAGGGCACGATCGAGATGGGCTCTACCGTCCACCTCGGCTTCGTCGACCAGAGCCGCGACCACCTCGACCCCAAGAAGAACGTCTGGGAGGAAATCTCCGACGGGCTCGACTACATGAAGGTCAACGGTCACGATACGTCGACCCGCGCCTATGTCGGTGCGTTCAACTTCAAGGGCGCCGACCAGCAGAAGAACGTCGGCAAGCTGTCGGGCGGTGAACGCAACCGCGTCCACATGGCCAAGATGCTCAAGGAGGGTGGCAACGTCCTCCTGCTCGACGAACCGACCAACGACCTCGACGTGGAAACGCTGGGCGCGCTGGAAGAAGCCATCGAGAACTTCGCGGGCTGCGCCGTGGTCATCAGCCACGACCGCTTCTTCCTCGACCGTCTGGCGACGCACATCCTCGCGTTCGAGGGCAACAGCCACGTCGAATGGTTCGAAGGCAACTTCGCCGCCTACGAAGAGGACAAGCGCCGCCGCCTGGGCGACGCAGCGGATCGTCCGACCGCGCTGGCGTACAAGAAGCTGACGCGCTGA
- a CDS encoding RcnB family protein, producing MATINRKAGVLIAAATMAIAITGMSSPSFAQHAEDRGRGNGGRSERALPPPRENARADFGTQLRQMREQRQQPQAQRPAPQPQVQRPVVRGNDGPRPNWQGGQRPDRGQQASGNDRRPAPGWQRPDVDRGADRGGDRGAGQAIRRDNDRNPGWRADNDRRDNDRWRGNEGWRGNNDGWRNNDRRDDNRSNDRWRDNNGNRYQAWNRNDWRRDNRYDWQRYRDRNRNNYRIGRYYAPYNGYSYRRLSIGFSLGSMFYGNRYWINDPWQYRLPPVYGPYRWVRYYDDVMLVDIYSGEVVDVIYDFFW from the coding sequence ATGGCAACGATAAACAGAAAAGCAGGTGTACTGATCGCGGCGGCCACCATGGCGATCGCGATCACGGGGATGTCGAGCCCCAGCTTCGCCCAGCACGCCGAAGATCGCGGCCGAGGTAATGGCGGTCGTTCCGAACGCGCCCTGCCCCCGCCGCGCGAGAATGCCCGCGCCGACTTCGGCACCCAGCTTCGGCAGATGCGCGAACAGCGGCAACAGCCTCAGGCCCAGCGCCCCGCGCCGCAGCCGCAGGTCCAGCGACCGGTGGTGCGCGGCAACGATGGTCCCCGTCCGAACTGGCAGGGCGGCCAACGCCCGGATCGCGGCCAGCAGGCATCGGGCAACGACCGGCGACCGGCCCCGGGCTGGCAGCGTCCCGATGTCGACCGTGGCGCGGATCGAGGCGGAGATCGCGGAGCCGGACAGGCCATCCGGCGCGATAACGACCGGAACCCCGGCTGGCGCGCGGACAACGATCGCCGCGACAACGACCGCTGGCGCGGCAACGAAGGCTGGCGCGGCAACAACGACGGTTGGCGCAATAACGACCGGCGCGACGACAATCGGAGCAACGACCGGTGGCGCGACAACAACGGCAACCGCTACCAGGCCTGGAACCGCAACGACTGGCGCCGCGACAACCGCTACGACTGGCAGCGCTATCGTGACCGCAATCGCAACAACTATCGGATCGGCCGCTACTACGCACCGTACAACGGCTACTCGTACCGCCGCCTGAGCATCGGCTTCTCGCTTGGCTCGATGTTCTACGGCAACCGCTACTGGATCAACGATCCATGGCAGTACCGCCTGCCGCCGGTCTACGGTCCCTATCGCTGGGTCCGTTACTACGACGACGTGATGCTGGTGGACATCTATAGCGGCGAAGTGGTGGACGTGATCTACGACTTCTTCTGGTAA
- a CDS encoding prolyl hydroxylase family protein: MTAAPHPDCKALARIGMAVRERLAGQPAARRFPEDRAEIYAIDNFLPIASCARLMALIDAVACPSALVDDALWSDYRTSYSGDIDETDNCVRDLEERLSAITGITPTCGEAAQGQRYLCGQYFHEHCDWFDTTAGYWRNERHCGGQRSWTAMIYLNAVDEGGITDFTRIALSIPPCAGTLLLWNNALPDGTPNPWTMHAARPVVRGTKYVVTKWFRARTWQ, encoded by the coding sequence ATGACGGCCGCGCCCCACCCTGACTGCAAAGCCCTTGCCCGCATCGGGATGGCCGTACGCGAAAGACTAGCGGGGCAACCTGCGGCGCGGCGTTTCCCGGAAGACCGCGCCGAGATTTATGCGATAGACAACTTCCTGCCTATCGCATCCTGCGCGCGGCTGATGGCGCTGATCGACGCCGTAGCGTGCCCTTCCGCCCTTGTGGATGACGCGCTCTGGTCGGATTACCGCACCAGCTATTCCGGCGACATCGATGAAACCGACAACTGCGTGCGCGACCTCGAAGAGCGGCTGTCCGCTATCACCGGCATTACCCCAACGTGCGGCGAAGCCGCTCAGGGCCAGCGTTACCTCTGCGGCCAGTACTTTCACGAGCACTGCGACTGGTTCGACACCACCGCGGGCTACTGGCGAAACGAGCGGCACTGCGGAGGGCAGCGCAGTTGGACGGCGATGATCTATCTCAATGCCGTGGACGAAGGCGGCATAACGGATTTCACCCGTATAGCACTCAGCATCCCGCCCTGTGCTGGCACGCTGCTGCTGTGGAACAACGCCCTGCCTGACGGCACGCCCAACCCCTGGACAATGCACGCGGCGCGGCCGGTGGTGCGCGGGACCAAGTACGTCGTGACCAAGTGGTTCCGCGCGCGGACCTGGCAATAG
- a CDS encoding DUF1003 domain-containing protein gives MHRSTHTPEQLCEELLGRKLSDVDAEERRVLQRIASGQVMGPDALEEAALHATFGDRLADRVAAIGGSWGFIIAFGVVLFGWMLVNSRLLEVFGLHPFDAYPYIFLNLMLSMLAAIQAPVIMMSQNRQSDKDRIAARHDYEVNLRTQLEILRLHKRMDHLFEHLLAKPGTEQGKDA, from the coding sequence ATGCACCGCTCGACCCACACGCCCGAGCAGCTCTGCGAGGAATTGCTCGGCCGCAAGCTGAGCGATGTCGATGCGGAGGAGCGCCGCGTGCTCCAGCGCATCGCCTCCGGTCAGGTCATGGGCCCTGACGCGCTAGAGGAAGCGGCGCTGCACGCGACCTTCGGCGACAGGCTGGCGGATCGCGTCGCGGCGATCGGCGGCTCGTGGGGCTTCATCATCGCGTTCGGCGTGGTGCTGTTCGGGTGGATGCTGGTGAACAGCCGGCTTCTGGAAGTGTTCGGGCTGCATCCCTTCGACGCCTATCCCTACATCTTCCTCAACCTGATGCTGTCGATGCTGGCGGCGATCCAGGCGCCGGTTATCATGATGAGCCAGAACCGGCAGTCCGACAAGGATCGCATCGCGGCGCGCCACGACTACGAGGTCAACTTGCGCACGCAGCTGGAAATCCTGCGCCTGCACAAGCGGATGGACCATCTGTTCGAGCACCTCCTTGCAAAGCCCGGAACGGAGCAGGGCAAGGACGCCTGA
- a CDS encoding lysine--tRNA ligase translates to MTENALIEAARVSKAWPFQEAQKLLKRFPQGKPDGAPVLFETGYGPSGLPHIGTFQEVLRTTLVRRAYEALTGGAPTRLVAFSDDMDGLRKVPDNIPNADVLAANLGKPLSRIPDPFGTHESFAHHNNAMLRDFLDRFGFDYEFVSASDRYNSGQFDAALARVLECNQSILDVMLPTLREERRKTYSPVLPVSPTTGAVLQVPVEVLDAATGLIRFADEDGTVVEQSAFGGKAKLQWKVDWAMRWYALGVDYEMCGKDLTDSVIQSGKIVQILGGRKPEGLIYELFLDENGEKISKSKGNGLTIEQWLTYGTEESLGFYLFREPKSAKQLHVGVIPKAVDEYWQFRGNLAGQALDKQLGNPTWHLLRANGGEGGAGDTVPVTFSLLLNLVGVLGAEATAEQVWSYLGNYVANASPEAHPDLAEMVRAALATNRDFIAPTLQRRAPTASEADALKDLDGQLAALGGDASAEDLQNIVYEIGKNAAYGFETLRDWFKALYETLLGSPQGPRMGSFIALYGVPETRKLIAEALAA, encoded by the coding sequence ATGACTGAAAATGCCCTCATCGAAGCCGCACGCGTGTCCAAGGCCTGGCCCTTCCAGGAGGCCCAGAAGCTGCTCAAGCGGTTTCCGCAGGGCAAACCCGATGGCGCGCCGGTGCTGTTCGAGACGGGCTACGGCCCCTCGGGCCTGCCGCATATTGGCACATTCCAGGAAGTCCTGCGCACCACGCTGGTCCGCCGCGCCTACGAAGCGCTGACCGGCGGCGCGCCGACGCGCCTCGTCGCATTTTCGGACGACATGGACGGGCTGCGCAAGGTTCCGGACAACATCCCGAATGCGGACGTGCTCGCCGCCAACCTCGGCAAGCCGCTCAGCCGGATCCCCGATCCTTTCGGTACGCACGAGAGCTTCGCGCATCACAACAACGCGATGCTCCGCGATTTCCTCGATCGTTTCGGGTTCGATTACGAGTTCGTTTCGGCGAGCGACCGATACAACTCGGGCCAGTTCGATGCCGCGCTGGCTCGGGTACTGGAATGCAACCAGTCGATCCTCGACGTCATGCTGCCGACACTGCGCGAGGAGCGCCGCAAGACCTATTCGCCGGTGCTCCCGGTCTCGCCGACCACCGGCGCGGTTCTGCAGGTGCCGGTCGAGGTTCTCGACGCGGCCACCGGCCTGATCCGTTTCGCCGACGAGGACGGCACTGTCGTTGAGCAGTCCGCGTTCGGCGGCAAGGCCAAGCTCCAGTGGAAGGTCGACTGGGCGATGCGCTGGTACGCGCTCGGCGTCGACTACGAGATGTGCGGCAAGGATCTTACCGACTCGGTGATCCAGTCGGGCAAGATCGTGCAGATTCTCGGCGGCCGTAAGCCCGAGGGCCTTATCTACGAACTGTTCCTCGATGAGAATGGCGAGAAGATCTCGAAGTCCAAGGGCAACGGCCTGACCATCGAGCAATGGCTGACTTACGGCACAGAGGAGTCGCTCGGCTTCTACCTGTTCCGCGAGCCCAAGAGCGCCAAGCAGCTTCATGTCGGCGTGATCCCCAAGGCGGTCGACGAGTACTGGCAGTTTCGCGGCAACCTTGCCGGGCAGGCGCTCGACAAGCAACTCGGCAACCCGACATGGCACCTGCTGCGTGCCAATGGTGGCGAAGGCGGCGCGGGCGATACCGTGCCGGTGACGTTCTCGCTGCTCCTCAACCTCGTTGGCGTGCTGGGAGCGGAAGCGACGGCGGAGCAAGTTTGGTCCTACCTGGGCAACTACGTCGCCAACGCCAGTCCCGAAGCGCATCCCGACCTGGCTGAGATGGTCCGCGCGGCGCTGGCTACCAACCGCGACTTTATCGCGCCCACACTCCAGCGTCGTGCGCCGACCGCCAGCGAGGCCGATGCGCTAAAGGATCTCGACGGGCAGCTTGCCGCGCTTGGCGGCGACGCCTCGGCGGAAGACCTGCAGAACATCGTCTACGAGATCGGCAAGAACGCGGCCTATGGCTTCGAGACGCTGCGCGACTGGTTCAAGGCTCTGTACGAGACGCTGCTCGGTTCGCCGCAGGGGCCGCGCATGGGCAGCTTCATTGCGCTTTACGGCGTGCCCGAAACGCGCAAGCTGATCGCGGAGGCCCTGGCGGCCTGA
- a CDS encoding DUF2218 domain-containing protein has translation MNTIAATVKTQNGGKYVRQLCKHWSHKLETQVEGDVGTVRFPNAVTTMAADGEGIAIAISGESREEVEQLTGVVARHIDRFAFREEPLVYEWAWQD, from the coding sequence GTGAACACCATCGCAGCGACCGTGAAGACGCAGAACGGCGGCAAATACGTCCGCCAGCTCTGCAAGCACTGGAGCCACAAGCTGGAGACGCAGGTCGAGGGTGACGTTGGCACGGTGAGATTTCCCAACGCTGTCACCACGATGGCGGCCGACGGCGAGGGGATCGCCATCGCCATTTCCGGCGAGAGCCGCGAGGAGGTCGAGCAACTGACGGGTGTCGTCGCACGGCACATCGACCGCTTCGCGTTCCGCGAGGAGCCGCTCGTTTACGAATGGGCGTGGCAGGACTGA
- a CDS encoding PadR family transcriptional regulator — MMAAMASGAEELRAMFGRRGLHGLARGPFGAGFGKDFPGGFGGMGGGMGGGRGRPGGPRGGGRRKRLFDQAELQTLLLALIVEAPRHGYELIREIEALSGGDYAPSPGVVYPALIYMEETGLIAQVADDSSRSKAFGATDEGRAKAEADAGKVAELKERLTALAAQRDRVDPAPVRRAMHALKTAVFDRLSHEGADRDFILQVADAIDEATRKIERIEK; from the coding sequence ATGATGGCGGCGATGGCCAGCGGCGCTGAGGAGCTGCGCGCGATGTTCGGTCGCCGCGGTCTGCATGGTCTGGCACGCGGTCCGTTCGGCGCCGGCTTCGGGAAGGATTTCCCGGGCGGGTTCGGCGGAATGGGCGGCGGAATGGGAGGTGGTCGGGGTAGGCCCGGCGGACCTCGCGGCGGTGGCCGTCGCAAGCGCCTGTTCGATCAGGCGGAACTGCAGACGCTGCTGCTCGCGCTGATCGTCGAGGCGCCGCGCCATGGCTACGAACTGATCCGCGAGATCGAGGCGCTGTCCGGCGGCGACTATGCGCCGAGCCCGGGCGTGGTCTACCCTGCGCTGATCTACATGGAGGAGACCGGCCTCATCGCGCAGGTCGCCGATGACAGCTCGCGCAGCAAGGCGTTCGGCGCGACCGACGAAGGCCGCGCCAAGGCCGAAGCCGACGCCGGGAAGGTGGCCGAGCTTAAGGAGCGCCTGACCGCGCTTGCCGCCCAGCGCGACCGTGTCGATCCCGCACCGGTTCGCCGGGCAATGCATGCGCTCAAGACGGCGGTGTTCGACCGCCTTTCGCACGAAGGCGCCGACCGCGACTTCATCCTGCAGGTGGCCGATGCCATCGACGAGGCTACCCGCAAGATCGAAAGGATCGAGAAGTGA
- a CDS encoding ATP-dependent DNA helicase — MAALPLPALHASHGGCWLREQDLTGNSTRPISKGEAVMAAADTPLLILNAPLLATRLGYPDLSGLDLLELYAFVHPARFVVPTPKGLAHALGLTEPSGDADVPRLLQEAAAALLDMCENGAWSEREGAWTSLQSLVRMRWPWASLLTGRIRRPERAERWLFTRLPEWEETPEVPQPRQVVLEDDEVLERLTKLTGSAAEQRPGQRAYATETAHAFAPRERSGRPHVLLAQAGTGIGKTLGYLAPTSLWTEKSGGTVWVSTYTKALQRQLRHESRRAWPERRADGTRPVVVRKGRENYLCLLNLEDALQGGFNGRAAILAQLVARWAAYSQDGDMIGGDLPGWLGTLFRQRGIAALTDRRGECVYAGCPHYRKCFIERATRASVGADLVIGNHALVMVNAARGRDPASRPTRVVFDEGHHVFDAADSTFAAALTGAEAIELRRWVIGPEKASKGRRRGLAARLADVASYDEAGAKAITAARDAAEALPGDGWMQRIGENAASGPLEELLSAVRATVYARDESGGQEAGYGLETEAAGLEGSFVEIAQAARVALVELRQPLIRLGMRLETLLEEPPDWLDGPGRARIEGARHSLTWRVDTLGAWESLLDRLGGPADPEYVDWLAVDRSEAREFDIGIHRRWLDPMKPFAQVVLEPAHGVVMTSATLRDGDDWAKAIARSGATNIEVMPRLSIHQSPFDYASQAEVLIVTDVPKGDLPALSAAFGRLIEASRGGVLGLFTAIRRLRAVYGRIADRLARGGLPLYAQHVDPIDTGTLVDIFRDDSAASLLGTDALRDGVDVQGESLRLVVMEQVPWPRPTILHRARRMANGGSTYDDTLIRAKLAQAFGRLIRSREDRGHFIVLSPAFPSRLLSAFPEGTPIRRVTLEEALQRVAGHAQGATADPAQDSRPIA, encoded by the coding sequence ATGGCCGCCCTGCCCCTTCCTGCCCTTCACGCCAGCCATGGCGGTTGCTGGTTGCGTGAGCAGGATCTGACCGGCAACAGCACCCGGCCGATTTCCAAGGGCGAAGCGGTGATGGCCGCCGCCGACACGCCGCTGCTGATCCTCAACGCGCCGCTGCTGGCGACGCGCCTCGGATACCCGGACCTTTCGGGGCTCGACCTGCTAGAGCTTTACGCCTTCGTACATCCGGCGCGCTTCGTGGTGCCGACGCCCAAGGGCCTCGCCCATGCGCTTGGCCTGACCGAGCCCAGCGGCGATGCCGACGTGCCGCGCCTGCTGCAGGAGGCTGCTGCTGCGCTGCTCGACATGTGCGAGAACGGCGCGTGGTCCGAGCGCGAGGGTGCATGGACTTCGCTGCAGTCACTCGTTCGCATGCGCTGGCCATGGGCCTCGCTGCTCACTGGCCGGATCCGCCGCCCCGAGCGGGCCGAGCGCTGGCTGTTCACCCGTCTGCCCGAATGGGAGGAGACGCCCGAAGTCCCGCAACCCCGGCAGGTCGTGCTGGAAGACGACGAGGTGCTGGAACGGCTGACGAAGCTCACCGGCTCAGCTGCCGAGCAGCGCCCCGGGCAACGCGCCTATGCCACCGAGACGGCTCATGCCTTCGCGCCGCGCGAACGCTCGGGACGTCCGCACGTCCTGCTGGCTCAGGCGGGCACGGGCATCGGCAAGACGCTGGGCTATCTCGCGCCGACGTCGCTGTGGACGGAGAAATCGGGCGGCACCGTCTGGGTTTCGACTTACACCAAGGCGCTGCAACGCCAGCTCCGCCATGAAAGCCGCCGCGCATGGCCGGAGCGACGCGCGGACGGCACGCGCCCCGTCGTGGTGCGCAAGGGACGTGAGAACTACCTGTGCCTCCTCAATCTGGAGGATGCGCTGCAAGGCGGCTTCAACGGGCGCGCGGCGATCCTCGCACAACTGGTGGCGCGCTGGGCGGCGTATTCGCAGGACGGCGACATGATCGGCGGCGACCTGCCCGGCTGGCTCGGCACCCTGTTCCGCCAGCGCGGCATCGCGGCGCTGACCGACCGGCGTGGCGAGTGCGTCTATGCCGGGTGCCCGCATTACCGGAAGTGCTTCATCGAGCGCGCGACCCGAGCCAGCGTCGGTGCCGACCTCGTGATCGGCAACCACGCGCTCGTCATGGTCAACGCCGCGCGCGGCCGCGACCCGGCCTCGCGCCCGACCCGCGTGGTGTTCGACGAAGGCCATCACGTCTTCGACGCCGCCGATTCCACGTTCGCCGCAGCCCTCACCGGGGCGGAGGCGATCGAACTGCGCCGCTGGGTCATCGGCCCGGAGAAGGCATCGAAGGGCCGCCGCCGTGGCCTTGCCGCCCGCCTTGCCGACGTCGCCAGCTATGACGAGGCGGGCGCCAAGGCGATCACCGCCGCCCGCGACGCTGCCGAGGCGCTCCCCGGGGACGGCTGGATGCAGCGCATTGGCGAGAACGCCGCCAGCGGACCGTTGGAGGAACTGCTCTCCGCCGTGCGCGCCACCGTCTACGCGCGCGACGAAAGCGGTGGGCAGGAAGCGGGCTACGGCCTCGAAACCGAGGCGGCGGGACTCGAAGGCTCGTTCGTCGAGATCGCACAGGCCGCCCGCGTGGCGCTTGTGGAACTGCGCCAACCGCTGATCCGCCTCGGCATGCGGCTGGAGACGCTGCTGGAGGAACCACCCGACTGGCTCGACGGCCCTGGTCGTGCCCGTATCGAAGGCGCACGTCACTCGCTGACATGGCGCGTCGATACCCTCGGCGCCTGGGAATCGCTGCTCGACCGCCTCGGCGGCCCGGCCGATCCCGAATACGTCGACTGGCTCGCCGTCGACCGATCCGAAGCGCGCGAGTTCGACATCGGCATCCACCGCCGCTGGCTGGACCCGATGAAGCCCTTCGCGCAGGTCGTGCTCGAACCGGCGCACGGCGTCGTCATGACTTCCGCCACGCTGCGCGACGGGGACGACTGGGCCAAGGCCATCGCCCGCTCCGGCGCGACCAACATCGAGGTCATGCCGCGCCTGTCGATCCACCAGAGCCCGTTCGACTACGCGAGCCAGGCCGAAGTGCTGATCGTGACCGACGTGCCCAAGGGCGACCTCCCCGCCCTGTCTGCCGCCTTCGGCCGCCTGATCGAAGCCTCGCGCGGCGGCGTACTTGGCCTGTTCACCGCGATCCGGCGGCTGCGCGCGGTCTATGGCCGCATCGCCGACCGTCTAGCACGCGGCGGGCTGCCGCTCTACGCGCAGCACGTCGATCCGATCGACACCGGCACGCTGGTCGACATCTTCCGCGACGATTCCGCCGCCTCATTGCTCGGCACCGATGCCCTGCGCGACGGGGTGGACGTTCAGGGGGAATCCCTGCGCCTCGTCGTCATGGAGCAGGTGCCGTGGCCGCGCCCGACGATCCTGCACCGCGCGCGGCGCATGGCGAACGGCGGTAGTACCTACGACGACACGCTTATCCGGGCGAAGCTGGCGCAGGCTTTCGGCCGCCTCATCCGCAGCCGCGAGGACCGGGGGCACTTCATCGTGCTCTCCCCCGCGTTCCCTTCCCGCCTGCTTTCCGCCTTCCCCGAAGGCACCCCGATCCGGCGCGTCACGCTGGAGGAGGCTTTACAGCGCGTGGCCGGACATGCTCAAGGGGCGACAGCGGACCCGGCGCAAGACTCGCGGCCCATTGCCTGA
- a CDS encoding SixA phosphatase family protein encodes MKILGIFRHAKSDWTDARLRDFDRPLNKRGRVGAGVMGKHILEHGVGWRYILASPAVRVTQTIELAGEAAGETPPINWDRRVYLASSAILMDVLRDQDTDPRSILLVGHNPGLEDLIFDLVPDDGSSPLRDVVEDKFPTAAYAVVELDIEHWSDLREGCGRLTHLIRPRDLDPSLGPSLTE; translated from the coding sequence ATGAAAATCCTCGGCATCTTTCGTCACGCAAAATCGGACTGGACCGACGCGCGGCTTCGCGACTTCGACCGTCCGCTGAACAAGCGTGGCCGGGTCGGCGCGGGCGTCATGGGCAAGCATATTCTGGAGCATGGCGTCGGCTGGCGCTACATCCTCGCCTCGCCCGCGGTGCGCGTGACGCAGACCATCGAGCTTGCCGGCGAAGCCGCAGGCGAGACGCCGCCGATCAACTGGGACCGCCGCGTCTACCTCGCCAGTTCCGCAATTCTGATGGACGTATTGCGCGATCAGGATACCGACCCGCGCTCGATCCTGCTGGTGGGCCACAATCCGGGCCTCGAAGACCTGATCTTCGATCTCGTACCTGACGACGGCAGCAGCCCACTGCGCGATGTGGTGGAGGACAAGTTCCCGACCGCAGCCTATGCCGTGGTGGAACTCGACATCGAGCACTGGTCGGACCTGCGCGAAGGTTGCGGTCGGCTGACCCACCTGATCCGCCCGCGCGACCTCGACCCGTCGCTGGGGCCGAGCCTGACCGAGTAA
- the trxB gene encoding thioredoxin-disulfide reductase: MATTHKTRMLIIGSGPAGLSAAIYGARAGMEPIVVQGLQPGGQLTITTDVENYPGFREVIQGPWLMQEMEAQAVHVGTRMIWDTITNVDLSGDTFIATGDGGDIYEGDTLVIATGAQAKWLGVPGELELSGKGVSACATCDGFFYRGKKVVVIGGGNTAVEEALYLTNHASEVVLVHRRDTLRSEKILQDRLFAHPKITTVWNKRVDRFLPGEDGALRALALIDTETGEQSEILTDGAFVAIGHAPATELFKGKLAMDETGYLIVEPGTPKTDIPGVFAAGDVSDHVYRQAITAAGVGCMAALDAERYLAHKLHVAGITETVQG, translated from the coding sequence ATGGCGACCACGCACAAGACCCGCATGCTCATCATCGGTTCCGGCCCGGCCGGACTTTCCGCCGCCATCTACGGCGCGCGCGCGGGCATGGAGCCGATCGTGGTGCAGGGCCTCCAGCCCGGCGGCCAGCTCACCATCACCACCGATGTCGAGAACTACCCCGGCTTCCGCGAGGTCATCCAGGGCCCCTGGCTCATGCAGGAGATGGAAGCGCAGGCGGTCCATGTCGGCACGCGCATGATCTGGGACACGATTACCAACGTCGATCTCTCGGGCGACACTTTCATCGCGACCGGTGACGGCGGCGACATCTACGAAGGCGACACCCTCGTCATCGCCACCGGCGCGCAGGCCAAGTGGCTGGGCGTTCCTGGCGAACTGGAACTGTCGGGCAAGGGCGTATCTGCCTGCGCCACCTGCGACGGGTTCTTCTATCGCGGCAAGAAAGTCGTCGTGATCGGCGGCGGCAATACCGCGGTCGAGGAAGCGCTCTACCTTACCAACCACGCGAGCGAGGTGGTGCTGGTCCATCGCCGCGACACGCTGCGTTCGGAGAAGATCCTGCAGGACCGCCTCTTCGCGCACCCCAAGATCACGACGGTCTGGAACAAGCGCGTAGACCGCTTTCTCCCCGGCGAGGACGGCGCCCTGCGCGCCCTCGCGCTGATCGACACCGAGACCGGCGAGCAGAGCGAGATCCTGACCGACGGTGCATTCGTCGCCATCGGCCACGCGCCCGCGACCGAGCTGTTCAAGGGCAAGCTGGCGATGGACGAGACCGGCTACCTCATCGTCGAGCCGGGCACGCCCAAGACCGACATCCCCGGCGTCTTCGCGGCGGGCGACGTTTCGGATCACGTATACCGTCAGGCGATCACCGCTGCGGGCGTGGGCTGCATGGCCGCGCTCGATGCCGAGCGCTACCTCGCGCACAAGCTGCATGTCGCCGGGATCACGGAGACGGTGCAGGGCTGA